In Carassius gibelio isolate Cgi1373 ecotype wild population from Czech Republic chromosome B13, carGib1.2-hapl.c, whole genome shotgun sequence, one genomic interval encodes:
- the tuba4l gene encoding tubulin, alpha 4 like codes for MRECISIHIGQAGIQMGNSCWELYCLEHGFQPDGTIVADGGSLVDSSFGTFFSETGAGKYVPRAIFIDLEPTVVDEIRNGHYRQLYHPEQLISGKEDAANNYARGHYTIGKEIVDSVLDRMRKMADQCTGLQGFLIFHSFGGGTGSGFTSLLMERLSVDYGKKSKLEFSVYPAPQVSTAVVEPYNSILTTHTTLEHSDCSFMVDNEAIFDICKRNLDIERPSYTNLNRLIAQIVSSITASLRFDGALNVDLTEFQTNLVPYPRIHFPLVTYAPIISAEKAYHEQLSVPEITNACFEPANQMVKCDPRRGKYMACCLLYRGDVVPKDVNAAIANIKTRRSIQFVDWCPTGFKVGINYQPPTVVPGGDLAKVQRAVCMLSNTTAIAEAWGRLDHKFDLMYAKRAFVHWYVGEGMEEGEFSEAREDMAALEKDYEEVGADSTEDGGEDEEEY; via the exons ATG AGGGAGTGTATTTCCATACATATTGGTCAAGCAGGTATCCAGATGGGTAACTCCTGCTGGGAGCTGTATTGTTTGGAGCATGGCTTCCAGCCGGATGGCACCATTGTTGCTGATGGAGGCTCACTGGTTGACTCCTCTTTTGGCACTTTCTTCAGTGAAACTGGTGCTGGGAAGTACGTTCCCCGTGCAATCTTCATTGATCTAGAGCCAACAGTTGTTG ATGAGATCCGTAATGGGCATTATCGACAACTGTACCACCCTGAACAGCTCATCAGTGGCAAGGAGGATGCTGCCAATAATTATGCTCGTGGCCACTATACCATCGGTAAAGAGATTGTAGATTCTGTGCTTGACCGGATGCGCAAAATG GCGGACCAGTGCACTGGTCTGCAGGGGTTCCTGATCTTTCACAGCTTTGGTGGGGGAACTGGCTCTGGTTTCACATCTCTGCTGATGGAGCGACTGTCTGTTGATTACGGTAAAAAGTCCAAGTTGGAATTCTCTGTATATCCTGCCCCACAAGTCAGCACTGCTGTGGTGGAGCCCTACAACTCGATCCTTACAACCCACACTACTCTGGAGCATTCGGACTGCTCCTTCATGGTGGATAATGAAGCTATCTTTGACATCTGCAAGCGAAACCTCGACATCGAGCGTCCCTCTTACACCAACCTGAACCGGCTCATCGCCCAGATCGTGTCCTCCATCACCGCATCACTGCGTTTCGATGGAGCCCTAAATGTGGACCTTACAGAGTTCCAGACCAACCTAGTCCCATACCCACGCATCCACTTCCCACTGGTCACCTACGCTCCTATCATTTCTGCTGAGAAGGCTTACCACGAGCAGCTCTCTGTTCCAGAAATCACCAATGCCTGCTTTGAGCCGGCAAACCAGATGGTGAAGTGCGACCCTCGCCGTGGAAAATACATGGCCTGCTGTTTGCTGTACCGTGGTGATGTGGTACCGAAAGATGTGAATGCTGCCATAGCCAACATCAAGACGCGCCGCTCCATCCAGTTTGTAGACTGGTGTCCCACCGGGTTCAAGGTTGGAATCAACTACCAGCCGCCCACTGTTGTCCCGGGAGGGGATCTGGCCAAGGTGCAGAGGGCCGTCTGCATGCTGAGTAACACCACTGCTATTGCAGAGGCGTGGGGTCGCCTGGACCACAAGTTTGACCTGATGTACGCAAAGAGGGCTTTCGTGCACTGGTACGTGGGTGAAGGGATGGAGGAAGGGGAGTTTTCAGAAGCGCGAGAGGATATGGCTGCGCTGGAGAAGGACTACGAGGAGGTTGGTGCGGATTCCACTGAGGACGGTGGGGAGGATGAAGAGGAGTATTAA